CCAGCCGCTCCTCGCCCTCGGGCTTGAGGAAGGCCACCAGTTGCTCGATGCCCGCGAGATCGCGCAGCACCACGGCGGCGGCGCCCACGCCCGGCAGGCGGTAAAGCGCGGCTTCGATTTCCCCGAGTTCGACCCGGAAACCCCGCACCTTGACCTGATCGTCGCTGCGGCCCAGGCAATGGATCTGCCCGTGTTCATCGATGCGCGCCAGGTCGCCGCTGCGGTACATGCGGGTGTCGTAATCGCCAGCCGGGCGCGGATTGGCCAGGAACTTCTCGGCCGTCAGCTCGGGCCGGCCCAGATAGCCGCCGGCCACGCCGGGACCGGTGATGCACAGCTCGCCCACCTGCCCTTGCGGCAGCACCGCGCCGTCCTCGCCGCGCACCAGCATGCCGTAGTTGGGCAGCGGCGTGCCTATGGTCACGGGCTCCCCGGGCAGGAGTTCGGCCAGGCTGGCGGACACCGTGGTCTCGGTGGGGCCGTAGGTATTGAACAGGCGCCGCCCGGGCGTGGCCCAGCGCGGCACCAGGAAGTCCGGGCAGACCTCGCCGCCCAGGTTGACGATGCGCAAACCGGGTACGTCGCGCGCGAACAGCGCCAGCAAGGTCGGCACCGCGTGCAGCACGGTAATGCCTTCCCGCACCAGCGCGTCCGGCAGGCCTTCCGGGTCCGTGGTCAGCATCTTGGGGGCCACCCACAGCGACGCGCCGACCAGATAGCTGATCCAGATCTCTTCGAACGACATGTCGAAGGCGACCGAGAAACCCTGGTAGACCTTGTCTTCGTGGCGCACGCCCAGCACCGCGTTTTCGCTGCGCAGGAAGTGGCAGATACTGGCGTGATTGATGGGCACGCCCTTGGGCTTGCCGGTGGAGCCCGAGGTGTAGATGACGTAGGCGGGATGCTCGGGCAGCAGCCCTTCCCGCCTGCGCAAAGCGCCCTCGACCGGCTCCGACAGCGCCCAGGTGGTCCAGGTGACCATGCCGTCCAGCCGGACCTCGGCGCCCGCGACCAGTCCGCGAGCGCCCGCATCCTGCAGGCAGACCAGCATGCGGTCCGCCGGCGTGTCGGATTCAAACGGCAGCCAGGCCGCGCCCGCCTTGGCGATGGCCGCCTGCATCACCAGCAGGTCGGCGCCGCGCGGCAGGCACAGGCCCACGATATCGCCGGGCCGCACGCCAGCCTCGATCAGATGATGCGCGGCCAGATCGGCGCGTTGGCCGAGTATGTCGTAGGTGAGAGTGTGATCCAGCCAATGAATGGCGACGGCGGCGGGATGCCGGCGGATCGTGGCTTCCAGAATGTCGGGCAGCGTCTCTGCGAGCAGCAGGTCGGGCCGACAGGGGCCTTGGAGAATCATAGGAACGGCAAGGATCCAGCAATGGGATTTTTGCGTATTGACCCACGCCGCGGAAATTCGTTCAAGCAAGATTGAAAAAAAAATCGGCGCCACGCCCCAGCTGTGGCTTGCAGCCATCACCGGGATCTTGCGGCCGCAAAGAAAAAGCCCTGATCCGCGCGCGGCATGCGCGGATCAGGGCTGGCGCCGGCCTCAAAGTATCCGGCGGCGTTGCGGCAAGCTGTCTGCTCAGGCCGCCTGGCGCAAGGCTCGGGCCGCCTGCACCATGCCGATCAGCGCGGCTTCGGTTTCAGGCCAGGCGCGCGTCTTCAGTCCGCAGTCAGGATTGACCCACAGACGCTCCTTGGGCAGACGGGCCGAGGCCTTCTGCATCAGGCCGACCATCCAATCCACTTCAGGCACGTTCGGCGTATGGATGTCGTACACGCCGGGACCGATATCGTTCGGATAACGGAAGTCCTCGAACGCCTTGAGCAGCTCCATATTGGAGCGCGAGGTTTCGATCGTGATCACGTCCGCGTCCATGGCGGCGATGGACTCGATGATGTCGTTGAACTCCGAATAGCACATATGGGTGTGGATCTGCGTTTCGTCGCGCACGCCAGCGGTCGACAGGCGGAAGCAATCCACGGCCCAATCCAGGTAGGCCTGCCAATCGGCGCGGCGCAGCGGCAGGCCTTCGCGGATGGCGGGCTCGTCGATCTGGATAACGCTGATGCCGGCGGCTTCCAGGTCCACCACTTCGTCGCGCAGCGCCAGCGCCAGCTGGCGGCAAGTCTGCTCGCGCGGCTGGTCGTCGCGCACGAACGACCATTGCAGGATGGTGACCGGGCCGGTCAGCATGCCCTTGACCGGCTTGTCGGTCAGCGACTGCGCGTACGACGACCAGCCCACCGTCATCGGCGCCGGACGCGCGACGTCGCCAAAAATGACAGGCGGCTTGACGCAGCGCGAGCCATAGCTCTGAACCCAGCCGTTCTTGGTGAAGGCGAAGCCGGCCAGCAGCTCGCCGAAGTACTCCACCATGTCGTTGCGCTCGGGTTCGCCGTGCACCAGCACGTCCAGGCCCACCTTTTCCTGGAAGCGGATGACTTCCTCGATCTCCTTGCGGATGGCGGCCTCGTAGCCCGAGTCCGTCAATGCGCCCGACTTCCAGTCGCGGCGCAAGGCGCGGATTTCCGCGGTCTGCGGGAAGGAACCAATGGTCGTGGTCGGGTAGGCGGGCAGGCCCAGCTGTTCCTGCTGGCGGGCGATGCGGCCGGCGAACGGCGCGCGGTCGCGCGACACCGCGGCAGCGCCAGCCATGCGCTGGGCGACGGCCGGATTGTGGATGCGCGTCGAAGCGCGGCGGGCGGCGAGCGCGGCGCGCTGCTTGGCCAGGCCGTCCTGCGCGGCGGCTTGCGTGGCGCGGTCCAGGGCGCGGCCCAGCAGGCTCAGTTCTTCCAGCTTCTGCGCGGCAAACGACAGCCAGCTCTTGAGTTCCGTGTCCAGCTCGGTTTCATGCGCCAGGTCCACCGGCACGTGCAGCAGCGAGCACGACGGCGCCAGCCACAGGCGGTCGCCCAATTGCTGCTTGATGGGGGTCAACGTGGCGATGGCCGCGTCCAGGTCGGTGCGCCAGATGTTGCGCCCGTTGATGACGCCAGCGGACAGCACCTGCTCGGCGCCCAGGCCGGCGGCCACTTCCGCCAGCTGCTCGGGCGCACGGACCAGGTCCACATGCAGGCCGGCCACGGGCAGGCCCAGAGCGGTCGGCAGATTGTCCTTCAGGCCGTCGAAGTACGTGGCCACCAGCAGCTTGACCGGACTGGCAGAGAGCTGCTCATAGGTCTGCTTGAACGCGCCGCGCCAGGCTTGCGGCAGGTCCAGCGCCAGAATGGGCTCGTCAATCTGCACCCACTGCACGCCCAGCTTGGCGAAGCGCGCCAGCACTTCCTGGTAGACCGGCAGCAGCGCGGCCAGCAGTTGCAGCTTGCCCTCATCGGCGGCGCCGGCGGCAAAGGCGTCGCCCTTGCCCAGATACAGCCAGGTCAACGGCCCGGGGATCACGGGCTTCACCGCGCAACCCTGGGCCTGCGCTTCCCGGACCTGTTCGAACAGCGATTCGCGGGCGATGCGGAAGGTCTGGCCCGGCGCCAGTTCCGGCACGATGTAGTGGTAGTTGGTGTCGAACCACTTGGTCATTTCGCAGGCAGCGGCGGGCTTGCCCGACGGCGCGCGGCCGCGGCCCATGCGGAACAGCGTGTCCAGCGTGACGGGTTCGCTGTCGTTCTGGCCGAAGCGGGCAGGCACGGCGCCCAGCAGCGTGGTCCATTCCAGGATCTGGTCGTACCAGGCGAAGTCGCCCACCGGCACGAACTTCAGGCCGGCGGCGGCCTGCAGCTTCCAGTGCCTGGCGCGCAGCTCGCGGCCCGTCTGCTCAAGATCCCCGGCGGTCTGCCGGCCGGCCCAATAGGCTTCGACCGCGCGCTTCAGTTCACGCTGCGCGCCGATGCGGGGGAACCCCAAATTATGAATCGTAGTCATGAATCACCACCGTTAGACAAAATTTGTTCAAGTGACAGCCATTTTGAGGCCAAATCAAAATGAATCAAAATCAATGTCCACATTTATAGAATGAGAAAATCTCATAGAATATGAGCTTATTTCCCATCCCTGCAGGCACCCATGCTTGAAGTCCGCCATCTCGAAACGCTTACCGCCATCCGCGACGGCGGCAGCCTGCAGGAAGCCGCCGAGCGCCTGCATCTGACCCAATCGGCCCTGTCGCACCAGTTGCGCGACCTGGAAACCCGGCTGGGCACGCCGTTGTTGAACCGCCGCACGCGACCGGCACGGCTGACGACGGCGGGACTGCGGGTGCTGGCGCTGGCGGATGAAGTGCTGCCGCGCATTCGCGCCACGGAACGGGACCTGCAGCGGCTGGCCGCGGGCCGCACCGGCCGGCTGCACCTGGCCATCGACTGCCATTCCTGCTTCCAGTGGCTGATGCCGGCCCTGGATGCCTTCCGCGTGCAATGGCCGGACGTGGCGCTGGATCTGTCGGCGGCGTTTTCCTTCGCTCCCCTGCCCGCCCTGGTGCGGGGCGACCTGGACCTGGTTATCACCTCCGATCCCCAGCCGCTGGACGCAGTGGAATACCTGCCGCTGTTCAAGTACGAGCTTGTGCTGGCCGTGTCGGAATCCAATCCGCTGGCCGGCAGCAAGTTCGTCATGCCGGACCAATTGGCCGACCAGACGCTCATCACCTATCCCGTGGACAAGCAGCGCCTGGACATTTTCACGGCCTTCCTCGACCCCGCCGACGTGGAGCCGGCCGCCATCCGCCGCGCGGAACTCACCCCCATCATTGCGCAACTGGTGGCCAGCAACCGCGGCGTGGCCGCGCTGCCCAACTGGGCGCTGACGGAATACATGAATCAGGGTTGGCTGCGGCTGTGCCGGCTGGGCCCGCAAGGCGTGTGGCGCACGCTGTATGCGACGGTGCGCAGCGAGGACACGGAGGCCTCGTACATCGATGAGTTCCTGACCATTACCCGGGATGTGTGCTTCAAGACCTTGTCGGGGATCAAGTCGGCAAAATAGCGCCCCTGCCGTATGTCGCCGACTCGCGATACATTAAAAAATAATAAGATTCAATTTAGTACATAAGGCTTAGAATGCTGCTCCCTCAAACCTTCGAGCCAGCAGCAAAAACATGCTCTTGCCATCGTTGTTCTCAGCGCGCGTTATCGGCCGTTCGGCCATTCTTGCTTCCATCGCCTTGCTGGCGGGTTGCGGCAACGTTCCGAACACGCTCCCGGTGCAGTACTCGCCTTCCTCGGTGATCAGCGCTGAAGGGGCTGTCGAAGTCGGCGATTTCACCTACGAACCCAACAAGAAAGAGGCGGCAGAACAGCCCAAACCCCAGCGCTACGCCAACGCCGGCCTGTCGACCTCGCAGCAGGCCAGCTCACCGAACTCCACTGGCAGCTACCGCGCCCCGCAAATCGCTCCGAATCAGATCCGCAACACCGCAATCGGCAGCATATTGCTCGAAAAGGACGTCAAGGACTTTGTCCGGGATGCCACCTTTGCCGAACTGCGCTTCATCGGCGTCAAGGTCAATGGCAACCAACAGCGCCGTCTATTGACCGCCGAAGTCGAGGAATTCCTGGCGGACGACCTGGGGTATTCGGTGGATTGGACATTGCGTATCGCCTATGTCGTGACCGACAAGGCCACGCAGAAGCCCGTGTACACGCAAACCAAGGAAACCAAGCGACGCACGAACAAGTTCGCCAATTTCTTCACTTCGCTAAACGATTCGATACGGCTCAGCACCGAAGCTTTGGCCAAGGACCCGGATTTCCTGTCTGCCATCCAGGAATAAGGCCCGTCGCCTCGCTTTTTGGGAAATCCGCCACGGCGGATTTTCATGGGCGTACGGACAAGCCCCGCACAGGGCTGCTCAATCCTCGTCGCTCTCGCCCAGTATCCGGCGGATCACGTCATGCGCAAAGCCGCGGCTGGCCAGAAAGCGCGCCTGCTTGGCGTAGGCCGCGCGGTCTTCCGGCTTGGCGCTGAAGCGCTTCTTCCAGACCTCCAGCGCGCGGTCGTACTCGGTGGCCCGCAGCTGTTCGCGCAATTCGGCGACCTGGTTGTCGTCCACCCCATGCTGGCGCAATTCCTGCACGATGCGCGCCGCCCCCTGGCGCGATGCGCGGCGGTGCACCAGGCTTTGCGCAAAACGTTCGGTGGACAGCCAGCCTTCTTTTTCCAGGGCATCCAGCACGGCCTCGACCTCGCCCGGGTCCTCGGCGTAGGCGGCAAGCTTGCGCGCCAACTCTTCGCGGGCATGCTCGCGCCGCGACAGATAGCCCACGGCCCGCATCTTCAGCGACGGCCCCTTGCGGGCGGATTGGCCGTCCGCATCCGGGCCGTCCTCGGCTCCGGCGACGGCACGGCGGCCGCGGCGCGCATTGCCGGCTTCCGAGCTGCGGCTCCACTGATCTGGCGCATCGCTGGATTCCGCTTCCTGATCGCGGCGCGCATCCGAAGTGCGGCGCAACCCCTGGGGCTTGGCCACGGTTTCGAATTCATCGTCCAGCTTGGCGCGTAGGCGTTCGGCTGAGGCGGGCGGCGGTTTCCAGCTCATGCGTTTCCTGCTTGCTATGCATAACGGCAGGCCCGTCCTGGCGCCTGCCGCAACTGTTCGGGCTACCCCGACGCGATAGGCCGGCCGTTTGCGGCGAAGCTGAATTGCGCCGCGCCAGGCCCGCCACCGATCCGATTACTCTTCGGAGGTATCTTCCGCGGTCGGCACGAATTCTGCCGCGCGGCTGACGATGCCTTGGTTCTCGCGAACGCGGTTCTCGATTTCGATGGCCAGTTCCTTGTGTTCTTTCAGGTACTCGCGGACATTGTCCTTGCCCTGGCCGATGCGATTGCCGTTGTAGCTGTACCAGGCGCCGGACTTGTCCACCACATTGGCGGCCACGCCCAGGTCGATGATTTCGCCTTCGCGCGAGATGCCGGCGCCGTACATGATGTCGAATTCGGCCTGCTTGAACGGCGGCGCGACCTTGTTCTTCACGACCTTGACGCGGGTTTCGTTGCCGACGACTTCGTCGCCCTTCTTGATGGAACCGATGCGGCGGATGTCCAGGCGCACGGAGGCGTAGAACTTGAGCGCGTTGCCGCCGGTGGTGGTTTCGGGGTTGCCGAACATCACGCCGATCTTCATGCGGATCTGGTTGATGAAGATGACCATGCAATTGGTCTTCTTGATGGTGGCGGTGAGCTTGCGCAGCGCCTGGCTCATCAGGCGGGCTTGCAGGCCGGGCAGGGAATCACCCATTTCGCCTTCGATTTCGGCCTTGGGCACCAGCGCGGCCACCGAGTCGATGACGATCAGGTCGACCGAACCGGAGCGCACCAGCGCATCGGTGATTTCCAGGGCCTGCTCGCCCGTGTCCGGCTGCGAGATCAGCAGGTCGGCCAGGTTCACGCCCAGCTTGGAGGCGTATTGCACGTCGAGCGCGTGTTCGGCGTCGACGAAGGCGCAGGTGCCGCCCAGCTTTTGCATTTCAGCGACCACTTGCAGCGTCAGCGTGGTCTTGCCCGAGGATTCCGGACCGTAGATTTCAACCACGCGGCCTCGCGGCAGGCCGCCGACGCCCAGCGCGATGTCCAGACCGAGCGAGCCCGTGGAAACCACCTGGATGTCATGCGAAACATCGTTGTCGCCGTAGCGCATGATCGAGCCCTTGCCGAACTGCTTTTCGATCTGCGAAAGCGCGGCGGCAAGCGCCTTGGCCTTTTCCGATGCGGCGGCCTTGGTGGTTTTGTCGTCCATGTAGAGTCCTGTCTGTAACGTATCTGGTGTCTAGGGAAGTGCCGCAGGGTTAGGCGGGTGCTTTGAGCAACGGGTCAGATTATGGCATCGGATTATACTGTACATAAAACCAGTGTGCCAGTGTTTTGCACGTATACCCTGAGTGGCAAGCTTGGCGCCCTATGCCAGAATGCCAGACGAACCCGGCGTTTTGTCCCCTTTGCGCCGCGGGGCCTTTTCTCACTGTAGCCCATGCGTATCCTGATCGCCGAAGACGACAGCATCCTGGCCGACGGCCTGTCCCGCTCGTTGCGCCACAACGGCTATGCCGTGGATGCGGTGCGCGACGGACTGGCGGCCGATTCGGCGCTGGCGGCCCAGGCATTCGACCTGCTCATCCTCGACCTCGGCCTGCCGCAACTGGCCGGGCTGGAAGTGCTGCGCCGCCTGCGCGCCCGCAATTCCGCCCTGCCGGTACTCATCCTGACTGCGGCCGACAGCATCGAACAGCGCGTCAAAGGTCTGGACCTGGGCGCCGACGACTACATGGCCAAGCCTTTCGCGCTGTCCGAGCTCGAGGCCCGCGTACGGGCCCTGACCCGGCGCGGCGCGGGCGGCGGCGCCACCATGATCAAGCACGGCCGCCTGCTGTTCGACCAGACCGGCCGCGTCGCCATGGTCGACGACCAGACCCTGGACCTGTCGGCGCGCGAAGTCAGCCTGCTCGAGATCCTCCTGACCCGCAGCGGCCGCATGGTCAGCAAGACGCAACTGGTCGACCACCTGTGCGAATGGGGCGAAGAGGTCAGCACCAACGCCATCGAGGTCTACGTCCATCGCCTGCGCAAGAAGCTGGAACCCAGCGGCGTGAAGATCGTGACCGTGCGCGGCCTGGGCTACTGTCTTGAGCGGGACCAGGGTGCGGCGTACCTCGCAAGCTGAAGCGGCGCCGCCGGAAGCGCTGAACCAGGAAGCACTGGATGTCATGCGGGCGGGGGCCAAGGGCCCGAGCTTCGCGCCGCCGCAGCGCTCCCTGCTGGGCGAAATCCTCGACTGGATGCTGGCGCCGCTGTTCCTCCTGTGGCCGATGAGCGTGGCCATCACCTATGTGGTGGCCCAGAACATCGCCAACGTGCCCTACGACCGCGCGCTGGCCAACAACCTCCATGTACTGACCTTGCAGGTGCACGCGCAGGACGGCCGGGCCGTGCTGAAGATGACCAACACCGCGCGCGAGGTGTTGCACGCCGACGAGACCGATAGCGTGTTCTGGCTGGCGCTGGGCAGCCGCGGCGAATACCTGGGCGGCGACCGCGCCCTGCCCCTGCCTTCCACCGTGGGCCAGCCCCGCCCCGGCGAAGTCCAGTACGAAGACGCGACCTTGCGCGGCTTCGGGGTCCGGCTGGCGTTCACCTGGGTGGACCTGCATCTGCCGGATACCCAGCCGGCGCTGCTGATCGCCGCCGAAACCGTCGAAAAGCGCACGCAACTGGCCAACGACATCATCAAGGGCGTGATCATTCCGCAGTTCGTGGTGCTGCCTGTCGCCGTGCTGCTGGTGTGGTTCGGGCTGTCGCGCGGAGTGGCGCCTTTGAATGCGCTGCAGCAGCGCCTGCGGGCCCGCCGGCCCGACGACCTGTCGCCCATCGACGAGCGCGCCGCCCCCACCGAGATCGCGCCCCTGGTGGCCGCAATGAACGACCTGCTGGATCGGCTTTCGTCCAACGTGCAGGCGCAGCGCCGCTTCGTCGCGGACGCCGCGCACCAGCTGAAGACCCCGCTGGCCGGCCTGCGCACGCAGGCCGAACTGGCCCTGCGCGACGCCAGCCCCGAGGAAATGCAGTCCAGCCTGCGCCAGCTCGTGACCGGCTCCGAACGCGCCACGCGCCTGGTGAACCAGCTGCTGCTGCTGGCCCGGGCCGAGAACCCCAGCGCCATCGGCATGACGCGCACGGACATCAACGCCATCGCCTACGAACAGGCCATGCACTGGGTGCCGCAGGCGCTCTCGCTGAGTACCGACCTGGGCTTCGAAGGCTCGGACCAGCCGGTGGAGATCAACGGCAACCCCCTGCTGCTGGCCGAACTGCTCAACAACCTGGTGGACAACGCGCTGCGCTACACGCCGCGCGGCGGCCACATCACGGTCCGTGCGCAGGTCCAGGACGGACACGCGGTGCTGGAGGTGGAGGATTCCGGGCCAGGCATTCCGCCCGAGGAACGCGAACGCGTGTTCGACCGCTTCTATCGCGTGCTGGGCACCCAGTCCGACGGCAGCGGCCTGGGGCTGGCCATCGTGCGCGAGATCGCCCAGAAGCACCAGGCCAGCGTCGAAATCAGCGATCACCCCACGACGTATTCGAACCTGCCCGGCATGCGGATCCGCGTGATCTTTCCGCTCTACGCTGAGTTGTCAGACCTCTCCGACGTCTCCTAGGACTATCCCTAGCCTCCCAGGGAGACGTTACTTTCGGTTTCAATTTTAAGACTCAAGTAAGTATCCCGTCAGAACCTCGTCAGCCTCACCCCCCAATGTTGCATATAGCTCAATGTCGGCTCGCCGGCGGCGGGCGCAGCACGGCGGACCACCGCCGGCCATAAAACCGAGGAGACATCATGAGCACAACAACCATGGCAGGCCGCGGCCCATCCGCGGATCCGCGCCCGATGACCAAGGATGAACGCCGCGTCATCTTTGCGTCGTCGCTGGGCACGGTTTTCGAGTGGTACGACTTCTATCTGTACGGCTCGCTAGCCGCCATCATCGCGCAACACTTCTTCTCGGGTGTGAACCCCACCGCGGGCTTCATTTTCGCCCTGCTGGCGTTTGCGGCCGGTTTCGCCGTGCGCCCGTTCGGCGCCCTGGTGTTCGGCCGCCTGGGCGACCTGGTCGGACGTAAGTACACCTTCCTGGTCACGATCGTGATCATGGGCCTGTCCACGTTCCTGGTCGGCGTGCTGCCCAGCTACGCCAGCATCGGCCTGGCCGCTCCCGCCATCCTGATCGTCCTGCGCCTGCTGCAAGGCCTGGCGCTGGGCGGCGAGTACGGCGGCGCCGCGACCTATGTGGCCGAGCACGCGCCGCATGGCCGCCGCGGCTTCTACACATCCTGGATCCAAACCACCGCGACCCTGGGCCTGTTCCTGTCGCTGCTGGTCATCCTCGGCATCCGCACGTTCATGGGCGAAGACGACTTCAAGGCCTGGGGCTGGCGCATTCCGTTCCTGATCTCGGTCGTCCTGCTGGGCATCTCGGTGTGGATCCGCCTGCAACTGAGCGAATCGCCGACCTTCCAGCGCATGAAGGAAGAAGGCAAGGGTTCCAAGGCGCCGATCGCCGAATCGTTCGGCCAGTGGAAGAACCTGAAGGTCGTGATCCTGGCGCTGCTGGGCCTGACCGCCGGCCAGGCCGTGGTCTGGTACACGGGCCAGTTCTACGCCCTGTTCTTCCTGACGCAGACGCTGAAGGTCGACGCCAATACCGCCAACATCATGATCGCGATCGCGCTCCTGATCGGCACGCCTTTCTTCGTGATCTTCGGCGCGCTGTCGGACAAGATCGGCCGCAAGCCCATCATCATGGCCGGCTGCCTGATCGCCGCGGCGACGTACTTCCCGATCTTCCAGGGCATCACGCACTTCGCCAACCCGGCGCTGGAAAAGGCCCAGGCCACGGCCCCGGTCACCGTGATCGCGGACCCCGCCACCTGCTCGTTCCAGTTCAACCCGGTAGGCACTTCGTCCTTCACCAGTTCTTGCGACGTGGTCAAGTCGTTCATGGCCCGCAACTCGGTGAACTACAAGAACGAAGCGGCGCCGGCCGGCTCGGTCGCCAAGGTCAAGATCGGCAACGACGAGTTCGCCTCGTTCGACGGCAAGACCATGGCCCCCGCCGACTTCAAGGCCAAGGCCGCCGAACTGGACAAGGCCCTGACCACCGCGATCCGCAGCCACGGCTACCCCGCCAAGGCTGATCCGGCCCAGAGCAACAACGTCATGGTCGTGGTGCTGCTGACCATCCTGGTGATCTACGTGACCATGGTGTACGGCCCGATCGCAGCCATGCTGGTGGAAATGTTCCCGACGCGCATCCGCTACACGTCGATGAGCTTGCCGTATCACATCGGCAACGGCTGGTTCGGCGGCTTCCTGCCCCCGGTCGCCTTCGCCGTGGTCGCGGCCACCGGCAACATCTACGACGGCCTGTGGTACCCGATCATCATTGCAGTCATGACCCTGGTCATCGGCACGCTGTTCGTGCGCGAATCCAAGGACAACGACATCAACGCTTAAAAGGCCATCCCCCGCCGGACGGGACTGCTGCGCCCGCCCGGCCTTTCAAAAGCTCCTTATGGAGCTTTTTTTTTGCGCGCAATCAAGCAGGATCCGCCTCCAGGGAGCGAGCGGGCTAAAAAGAGGCCCGCACTTTCAGGACCATGTCAGACCCGCCCCATTAGACTGGGTGCTCAGATTACGGCCTTGCGCCAGATCGACCGACGATTGATCCCCCTGTCGGACGATTGCAGGGCCAGTGTTCTGACACCGATACCGCGTTCCCCGCGAGCCTTTTATGACGCGGTATTGCGTGCTCCCGTACCGGCCCGGCCCTCAATGAGCCGGGCCGCTTTTTTTTATGCCGCGCACGTGAAAATGGCGACCTCTCGGTCGCCATGATCGAATCCTGCCGACAGCGGTCGCGGCCGCCCGCAATCAGCGGCGCATGCCCACGCCGATTGCCACCACGCCGGCCACGATGGCCGCAATGCCG
The sequence above is drawn from the Achromobacter xylosoxidans genome and encodes:
- the metE gene encoding 5-methyltetrahydropteroyltriglutamate--homocysteine S-methyltransferase; this translates as MTTIHNLGFPRIGAQRELKRAVEAYWAGRQTAGDLEQTGRELRARHWKLQAAAGLKFVPVGDFAWYDQILEWTTLLGAVPARFGQNDSEPVTLDTLFRMGRGRAPSGKPAAACEMTKWFDTNYHYIVPELAPGQTFRIARESLFEQVREAQAQGCAVKPVIPGPLTWLYLGKGDAFAAGAADEGKLQLLAALLPVYQEVLARFAKLGVQWVQIDEPILALDLPQAWRGAFKQTYEQLSASPVKLLVATYFDGLKDNLPTALGLPVAGLHVDLVRAPEQLAEVAAGLGAEQVLSAGVINGRNIWRTDLDAAIATLTPIKQQLGDRLWLAPSCSLLHVPVDLAHETELDTELKSWLSFAAQKLEELSLLGRALDRATQAAAQDGLAKQRAALAARRASTRIHNPAVAQRMAGAAAVSRDRAPFAGRIARQQEQLGLPAYPTTTIGSFPQTAEIRALRRDWKSGALTDSGYEAAIRKEIEEVIRFQEKVGLDVLVHGEPERNDMVEYFGELLAGFAFTKNGWVQSYGSRCVKPPVIFGDVARPAPMTVGWSSYAQSLTDKPVKGMLTGPVTILQWSFVRDDQPREQTCRQLALALRDEVVDLEAAGISVIQIDEPAIREGLPLRRADWQAYLDWAVDCFRLSTAGVRDETQIHTHMCYSEFNDIIESIAAMDADVITIETSRSNMELLKAFEDFRYPNDIGPGVYDIHTPNVPEVDWMVGLMQKASARLPKERLWVNPDCGLKTRAWPETEAALIGMVQAARALRQAA
- a CDS encoding LysR family transcriptional regulator; this translates as MLEVRHLETLTAIRDGGSLQEAAERLHLTQSALSHQLRDLETRLGTPLLNRRTRPARLTTAGLRVLALADEVLPRIRATERDLQRLAAGRTGRLHLAIDCHSCFQWLMPALDAFRVQWPDVALDLSAAFSFAPLPALVRGDLDLVITSDPQPLDAVEYLPLFKYELVLAVSESNPLAGSKFVMPDQLADQTLITYPVDKQRLDIFTAFLDPADVEPAAIRRAELTPIIAQLVASNRGVAALPNWALTEYMNQGWLRLCRLGPQGVWRTLYATVRSEDTEASYIDEFLTITRDVCFKTLSGIKSAK
- the recX gene encoding recombination regulator RecX, whose amino-acid sequence is MSWKPPPASAERLRAKLDDEFETVAKPQGLRRTSDARRDQEAESSDAPDQWSRSSEAGNARRGRRAVAGAEDGPDADGQSARKGPSLKMRAVGYLSRREHAREELARKLAAYAEDPGEVEAVLDALEKEGWLSTERFAQSLVHRRASRQGAARIVQELRQHGVDDNQVAELREQLRATEYDRALEVWKKRFSAKPEDRAAYAKQARFLASRGFAHDVIRRILGESDED
- the recA gene encoding recombinase RecA, with product MDDKTTKAAASEKAKALAAALSQIEKQFGKGSIMRYGDNDVSHDIQVVSTGSLGLDIALGVGGLPRGRVVEIYGPESSGKTTLTLQVVAEMQKLGGTCAFVDAEHALDVQYASKLGVNLADLLISQPDTGEQALEITDALVRSGSVDLIVIDSVAALVPKAEIEGEMGDSLPGLQARLMSQALRKLTATIKKTNCMVIFINQIRMKIGVMFGNPETTTGGNALKFYASVRLDIRRIGSIKKGDEVVGNETRVKVVKNKVAPPFKQAEFDIMYGAGISREGEIIDLGVAANVVDKSGAWYSYNGNRIGQGKDNVREYLKEHKELAIEIENRVRENQGIVSRAAEFVPTAEDTSEE
- a CDS encoding response regulator transcription factor, whose translation is MRILIAEDDSILADGLSRSLRHNGYAVDAVRDGLAADSALAAQAFDLLILDLGLPQLAGLEVLRRLRARNSALPVLILTAADSIEQRVKGLDLGADDYMAKPFALSELEARVRALTRRGAGGGATMIKHGRLLFDQTGRVAMVDDQTLDLSAREVSLLEILLTRSGRMVSKTQLVDHLCEWGEEVSTNAIEVYVHRLRKKLEPSGVKIVTVRGLGYCLERDQGAAYLAS
- a CDS encoding sensor histidine kinase; this encodes MLAPLFLLWPMSVAITYVVAQNIANVPYDRALANNLHVLTLQVHAQDGRAVLKMTNTAREVLHADETDSVFWLALGSRGEYLGGDRALPLPSTVGQPRPGEVQYEDATLRGFGVRLAFTWVDLHLPDTQPALLIAAETVEKRTQLANDIIKGVIIPQFVVLPVAVLLVWFGLSRGVAPLNALQQRLRARRPDDLSPIDERAAPTEIAPLVAAMNDLLDRLSSNVQAQRRFVADAAHQLKTPLAGLRTQAELALRDASPEEMQSSLRQLVTGSERATRLVNQLLLLARAENPSAIGMTRTDINAIAYEQAMHWVPQALSLSTDLGFEGSDQPVEINGNPLLLAELLNNLVDNALRYTPRGGHITVRAQVQDGHAVLEVEDSGPGIPPEERERVFDRFYRVLGTQSDGSGLGLAIVREIAQKHQASVEISDHPTTYSNLPGMRIRVIFPLYAELSDLSDVS
- a CDS encoding MFS transporter, which codes for MAGRGPSADPRPMTKDERRVIFASSLGTVFEWYDFYLYGSLAAIIAQHFFSGVNPTAGFIFALLAFAAGFAVRPFGALVFGRLGDLVGRKYTFLVTIVIMGLSTFLVGVLPSYASIGLAAPAILIVLRLLQGLALGGEYGGAATYVAEHAPHGRRGFYTSWIQTTATLGLFLSLLVILGIRTFMGEDDFKAWGWRIPFLISVVLLGISVWIRLQLSESPTFQRMKEEGKGSKAPIAESFGQWKNLKVVILALLGLTAGQAVVWYTGQFYALFFLTQTLKVDANTANIMIAIALLIGTPFFVIFGALSDKIGRKPIIMAGCLIAAATYFPIFQGITHFANPALEKAQATAPVTVIADPATCSFQFNPVGTSSFTSSCDVVKSFMARNSVNYKNEAAPAGSVAKVKIGNDEFASFDGKTMAPADFKAKAAELDKALTTAIRSHGYPAKADPAQSNNVMVVVLLTILVIYVTMVYGPIAAMLVEMFPTRIRYTSMSLPYHIGNGWFGGFLPPVAFAVVAATGNIYDGLWYPIIIAVMTLVIGTLFVRESKDNDINA